Proteins encoded together in one Hymenobacter monticola window:
- a CDS encoding DUF7619 domain-containing protein, which yields MKKHLLLIFLLWGSVLATRAQAPPVFNLGKVIGTPVGFPNDVAVDQAGFMYLLDGAAITKLTPAGVYVNRFVLTSNVAGYYGLDVDGAGNLYVCNYTLSRIEKYSPTGTLLLQFGLQGTAPGQFQNPNSLKVDAAGNIYVVDTVNNRLEKFDTNGNLLYVYTGTAPNALFHPMDVTLDANGTVYVFNENFYVTKLTPSGTRLQTFLLPASQVSYDEATSIAVDPAGNIYATSFRGYAILKFTAAGTYVSTIGTNDFGGTHTPIAIDAAGNIFASNRDHSGNSKLYKYNNAGTRLNRWGNLSTYSGLVLDAVGNYYFHDPQAGAIKKYSASHQLLTTYGSSLINVYAMAVDVLGNVYALQTSPAGAGIMKFAPDGRQLNTFTNLGGNINYNSSGNGLAVDAAGNMYVTDYYAGCVRKIGPQGQLLPAIGTSGYGLGQLRLPQAVAVDVRGYVYVADNVGRRVQRFTPNGQVVREYGVRASQGASVPQCTVSLAVDGAGNAYVSTSITAGLQRFDSRTGSVTAMPSINRGEVAVDRRASRLVTMVGDLIRFYESDTVEPENLITGTVYEDLNGNCVRDANEPALPNIAVVAEPGSYYGLSNANGQYAIAVDTGAYTVHQELPTHEVGRTIAQGCASPYTLRFVGHGNSLSGPDFADQVSTAPYLRVSVGSTRRRRCFRNTTTVSYANTGFAPAPNAVVTVTLPQYVVFISANAPHTRDAQGNYLFQVGTLAPQTSGTLVIQDSVACGNPAIRGLTVCTRASITPPNTYPAPPTWNRASVTVQGRVQPGNQVRFVLRNTATTAMTDSLPFRLYQNTDLALLHHYQLGAGDSLVLRVPATRPVVRLEADQPTGHPTQRVASSTVEVAALGSAGQPNPAMTASPPNQPGPETAEDCLPIIDSFDPNDKQVTPTGTTAQHYTPTGVPLSYQIRFQNTGTDDAYRVEVTDTLAADLDLRTLRVGAASHPYRLAVAGHGRPVLTFTFDNINLPPSTRDAAGSNGFVQFSIQPKAGLPARALVQNNADIFFDYNPPIRTNTTTNRIYDVPAVVEPAVAQPYANVLASPVLTQLSPAQGRAGTLVTLSGQRFAATAAANTVRFNGVAAPVLSATATTLTVRVPAGASTGPVQVVTGEGAGRSAQAFTVYQAPTLAPLAPAEGVPGAVVTITGTAFSAVAAQDTVRFNGLLATVQQATATTLRVVVPMSATTGKIQVNTLGGQVQSTQDFVVWYPPTLLSFSPSRGKAGDLVTLTGTNFAPAARNAVAFGAGAGAVVQATGSSLQVRVPADAQSGPLRVGTPGGSAVSAAGFTFLPAPHISTFAPAQASVGDVVTLTGLNFLVDNQPDTVYFNQTKAVVLSATATSATVRVPKGAASGPLTMAGVGGRHASSTPFTLLDLSAAEAITTYPNPTRGAVTLDWTRADFEVEQVRVYNAVGSLVASQDLRHAPSPTLVLPFAPGQAGLYLLVVQTSRGAVLKRVTVIN from the coding sequence ATGAAAAAACACTTACTGCTGATTTTTTTATTGTGGGGCAGTGTGCTGGCCACGCGCGCCCAGGCCCCGCCGGTTTTCAACCTGGGCAAAGTCATTGGCACCCCGGTCGGCTTTCCCAACGATGTGGCCGTGGACCAGGCGGGGTTCATGTACCTGCTCGATGGGGCGGCCATCACGAAGCTGACGCCGGCCGGCGTGTACGTGAACCGGTTTGTGCTGACGAGCAATGTGGCCGGCTACTACGGGCTCGACGTGGATGGGGCGGGCAACCTGTACGTGTGCAACTACACGCTGAGCCGCATTGAGAAATACAGCCCCACGGGCACACTGCTGCTGCAGTTTGGGCTGCAGGGCACCGCGCCGGGCCAGTTCCAGAACCCCAACAGCCTGAAGGTGGACGCAGCCGGCAACATCTACGTGGTCGACACGGTGAACAACCGCCTGGAAAAGTTCGACACCAACGGCAACCTGCTCTACGTGTACACCGGCACGGCCCCCAATGCCCTGTTTCACCCAATGGACGTGACGCTGGACGCCAACGGCACGGTGTACGTCTTCAATGAAAACTTCTACGTCACGAAGCTGACCCCCTCCGGCACGCGGCTGCAAACCTTCCTGCTGCCGGCTTCGCAGGTGTCGTACGACGAAGCAACGTCCATTGCCGTCGACCCGGCGGGCAACATCTACGCCACCAGCTTCCGCGGCTATGCTATCCTGAAGTTTACGGCGGCCGGCACCTACGTCAGCACCATCGGCACCAATGATTTTGGGGGCACGCACACGCCCATTGCCATCGACGCGGCCGGCAACATTTTCGCCTCCAACCGCGACCACAGCGGCAACAGCAAGCTGTACAAGTACAACAACGCCGGCACGCGCCTGAACCGCTGGGGCAACCTGAGCACCTACAGCGGGCTCGTGCTCGATGCCGTGGGCAACTACTACTTTCACGACCCGCAGGCCGGCGCTATCAAGAAGTACAGCGCCTCCCACCAGCTGCTGACCACGTACGGCAGCTCGCTCATCAACGTGTACGCCATGGCCGTGGACGTGCTGGGCAATGTGTATGCGCTGCAGACCAGCCCCGCGGGAGCCGGCATCATGAAATTTGCGCCCGACGGCCGCCAGCTCAACACCTTCACCAATCTGGGGGGCAACATTAATTACAATTCGTCGGGCAACGGGCTGGCCGTGGACGCGGCCGGCAACATGTACGTGACCGACTACTACGCCGGCTGCGTGCGCAAAATCGGGCCGCAGGGCCAGCTGCTGCCGGCCATTGGCACCTCGGGCTACGGCCTGGGCCAGTTGCGCCTGCCGCAGGCCGTGGCCGTGGACGTCCGGGGCTACGTGTACGTGGCCGACAACGTGGGCCGGCGGGTGCAGCGCTTCACGCCCAACGGCCAGGTGGTGCGCGAGTATGGCGTGCGCGCCAGCCAGGGGGCCTCGGTGCCGCAATGCACCGTGAGCCTGGCCGTGGACGGCGCGGGCAATGCCTACGTGAGCACCAGCATCACGGCCGGCCTGCAGCGCTTCGACTCCCGCACGGGCAGCGTGACGGCCATGCCGAGCATCAACCGGGGCGAGGTGGCTGTGGACCGGCGGGCCAGCCGCCTGGTGACGATGGTTGGCGACCTGATTCGCTTCTACGAATCCGACACCGTGGAACCCGAAAACCTGATAACGGGCACCGTGTACGAAGACCTGAACGGCAACTGCGTGCGCGATGCCAACGAGCCGGCCCTGCCCAACATTGCGGTGGTGGCCGAGCCGGGCAGCTACTACGGCCTGAGCAACGCCAACGGCCAATACGCCATTGCCGTCGATACGGGCGCCTACACCGTGCACCAGGAACTGCCCACCCACGAAGTGGGGCGCACTATTGCGCAGGGCTGCGCGTCGCCCTACACGCTACGCTTTGTGGGCCACGGCAATAGCCTGAGCGGGCCCGATTTTGCCGACCAGGTGAGCACCGCGCCCTACCTGCGCGTGAGCGTGGGCTCGACGCGGCGGCGGCGCTGCTTCCGCAACACCACCACCGTGAGCTACGCCAACACGGGCTTCGCCCCGGCCCCCAACGCCGTGGTGACCGTGACCCTGCCACAGTACGTGGTGTTTATTTCAGCCAATGCGCCGCACACCCGCGATGCGCAGGGTAACTACCTTTTTCAGGTGGGCACGCTGGCGCCTCAAACGTCGGGCACCCTCGTCATTCAGGACTCGGTGGCCTGCGGCAACCCCGCCATTCGGGGCCTCACGGTGTGCACCCGGGCCAGCATCACGCCCCCGAACACCTACCCCGCGCCGCCCACCTGGAACCGCGCCTCCGTGACGGTGCAGGGCCGCGTGCAGCCCGGCAACCAGGTGCGGTTTGTGCTGCGCAACACGGCCACCACGGCCATGACCGACAGCCTGCCCTTCCGCCTCTACCAGAACACCGACCTGGCCCTGCTGCATCATTACCAGCTGGGGGCCGGCGACAGCCTGGTGCTGCGCGTGCCCGCCACCCGCCCCGTGGTGCGCCTCGAGGCCGACCAGCCCACCGGCCACCCCACCCAGCGCGTGGCCAGCAGCACCGTGGAAGTGGCTGCCCTGGGCAGCGCCGGCCAGCCAAACCCCGCCATGACGGCCTCGCCCCCCAACCAGCCCGGCCCGGAAACCGCCGAGGACTGCCTGCCCATCATCGACTCCTTCGACCCCAACGACAAGCAGGTGACGCCCACCGGCACCACCGCCCAGCACTACACGCCCACCGGCGTGCCGCTGAGCTACCAGATTCGCTTCCAGAACACGGGCACCGACGACGCCTACCGCGTGGAAGTGACCGATACGCTGGCCGCCGACCTCGACCTGCGCACCCTGCGCGTGGGCGCCGCCTCGCACCCCTACCGGCTGGCCGTGGCCGGTCACGGCCGCCCCGTGCTCACCTTCACCTTCGACAACATCAACCTGCCGCCCAGCACCCGCGACGCGGCCGGCAGCAACGGCTTCGTGCAGTTCAGCATTCAGCCCAAAGCCGGCCTGCCCGCCCGCGCGCTGGTGCAGAACAACGCCGACATCTTCTTCGACTACAACCCGCCCATTCGCACTAACACCACCACCAACCGCATCTACGACGTGCCCGCCGTGGTAGAGCCCGCTGTGGCCCAGCCCTACGCCAATGTGCTGGCCTCGCCCGTGCTCACGCAGCTCAGCCCGGCGCAGGGGCGGGCGGGCACGCTCGTCACCCTGAGCGGGCAGCGCTTTGCCGCCACCGCCGCGGCCAATACCGTGCGCTTCAACGGCGTGGCCGCGCCGGTGCTGAGCGCCACGGCCACCACCCTCACCGTGCGGGTGCCGGCCGGGGCCAGCACCGGTCCGGTGCAGGTCGTCACGGGCGAGGGGGCCGGGCGTAGTGCCCAGGCGTTCACCGTGTACCAGGCGCCCACGCTGGCCCCGCTGGCGCCCGCCGAGGGCGTGCCCGGCGCCGTGGTAACCATCACGGGCACGGCGTTTTCAGCCGTGGCGGCGCAGGACACCGTGCGCTTCAACGGCCTGCTGGCCACGGTGCAGCAGGCCACGGCCACGACTTTGCGCGTGGTGGTGCCGATGAGCGCCACGACCGGTAAAATCCAGGTGAACACCCTGGGCGGACAGGTGCAGAGCACGCAGGACTTTGTGGTGTGGTACCCGCCCACGCTGCTCAGCTTCAGCCCCAGCCGGGGCAAGGCCGGCGACCTGGTGACCCTGACGGGCACCAACTTTGCGCCCGCCGCCCGCAACGCCGTGGCCTTTGGTGCGGGCGCGGGCGCGGTGGTGCAGGCCACCGGCAGCAGCCTGCAGGTGCGGGTGCCCGCCGATGCCCAATCGGGCCCGCTGCGGGTGGGCACGCCGGGCGGCTCGGCCGTGTCGGCCGCGGGCTTCACGTTCTTGCCGGCGCCGCACATCAGCACCTTCGCCCCGGCGCAGGCCAGCGTGGGCGACGTGGTGACGCTGACCGGCCTGAACTTCCTGGTGGACAACCAGCCCGACACCGTTTATTTCAACCAGACCAAAGCGGTGGTGCTGTCGGCCACGGCCACCTCGGCCACGGTGCGTGTGCCCAAAGGCGCTGCCTCGGGCCCGCTGACGATGGCCGGCGTGGGCGGCCGCCACGCCAGCAGCACGCCCTTCACCCTGCTCGACCTGAGCGCGGCCGAGGCCATCACCACCTACCCCAACCCCACGCGCGGCGCCGTCACCCTCGACTGGACGCGGGCCGACTTTGAGGTGGAGCAAGTGCGGGTGTACAACGCCGTGGGCAGCCTCGTGGCCAGCCAGGACCTGCGCCACGCGCCTTCGCCTACTCTCGTGCTGCCGTTTGCCCCCGGGCAAGCCGGCCTCTACCTGCTGGTGGTGCAAACCTCGCGCGGGGCGGTGCTGAAGCGCGTCACCGTCATCAACTAA
- a CDS encoding DUF1294 domain-containing protein has product MTILLSCLLFLNLLCFLLFALDKRKAQRGQRRIAEKTLHLATLPGAAPGAWAAIWLLHHKNRKAAFWSITLALTLLQGAVLYFAWPYFQASF; this is encoded by the coding sequence ATGACCATCCTTCTGAGCTGCTTACTGTTTCTCAATCTCCTGTGCTTCCTGCTATTTGCCCTGGATAAGCGCAAAGCCCAACGGGGCCAGCGGCGCATTGCTGAAAAAACGCTGCACCTCGCCACGCTGCCGGGCGCGGCCCCCGGTGCGTGGGCCGCAATTTGGCTGCTGCATCACAAAAACCGCAAAGCCGCTTTCTGGAGCATTACCCTGGCGCTGACGCTGCTGCAAGGGGCGGTGCTCTATTTCGCGTGGCCCTATTTTCAGGCGTCGTTTTAA
- a CDS encoding DUF72 domain-containing protein — protein sequence MPAHLGTLRTGTSGIVVPGPKATFPETYQATSRLTYYATLFNSVEINSTFYRIPQPKTFAAWAAETGPAFDFTIKLWRDITHTKALAEDLSGIARFLDAARELGPKKGCLLIQFPPSNTIRQLKAVNVLLAALAAADPAHEWRKAVEFRHPSWYVDDALEMLDHHGASLVLHDKGPARNAQLNEGADFVYMRFHGPKGNYRESYERDFLHDQAEQIHDYLREGKDVYAYFNNTMGAAFENAQDLYRLVAERA from the coding sequence ATGCCGGCCCACCTTGGCACCCTGCGCACTGGCACCAGCGGCATCGTCGTGCCCGGCCCCAAGGCCACCTTCCCGGAGACCTACCAGGCCACGAGCCGCCTCACCTACTACGCCACCCTGTTTAACTCGGTGGAGATTAACAGCACCTTCTACCGCATCCCCCAGCCCAAAACGTTTGCCGCCTGGGCCGCGGAAACCGGCCCTGCGTTTGACTTTACCATCAAGCTGTGGCGCGATATCACGCACACCAAGGCGCTGGCCGAGGACCTCTCCGGCATTGCCCGCTTTCTGGATGCCGCCCGGGAGTTGGGCCCCAAAAAGGGCTGCCTGCTCATTCAATTCCCGCCCAGCAACACCATTCGCCAGCTAAAGGCCGTCAATGTCCTATTGGCTGCCCTTGCCGCGGCCGACCCCGCCCACGAGTGGCGCAAAGCGGTGGAGTTTCGCCACCCCAGCTGGTATGTCGATGATGCGTTGGAGATGCTGGACCACCACGGCGCCAGCCTCGTGCTGCACGACAAAGGCCCCGCCCGAAACGCCCAACTCAACGAAGGGGCCGACTTTGTGTATATGCGCTTCCACGGCCCCAAGGGAAACTACCGCGAGTCCTACGAGCGCGACTTTCTGCACGACCAGGCCGAGCAGATACACGACTACCTCCGGGAGGGGAAAGACGTGTATGCCTACTTCAACAACACCATGGGCGCCGCGTTTGAAAATGCCCAGGACCTGTACCGGCTGGTAGCGGAGCGGGCGTGA
- a CDS encoding Uma2 family endonuclease produces the protein MAPITSLSQLDPNGVYTYADYLTWRFDEFVELIKGKVLRPMAGASRRHQQLSRRLEYVIEGHLRRSPCEMYHAPFDVRLTRNVGAGDAQVQTVVQPDILVVCDPAKLDERGCVGAPDWIIEIVSPGNLKHDTKTKFDLYEENGVREYWVVFPGEQTVLAYVLDAHGRYEVAGEYAAPGPMPVTVLPGLAVEWSEVFDAAV, from the coding sequence ATGGCCCCTATCACCTCCCTCTCGCAGCTCGACCCAAACGGCGTGTACACCTACGCCGATTACCTAACGTGGCGGTTTGATGAGTTTGTGGAGCTGATAAAGGGCAAGGTGCTGCGGCCAATGGCCGGGGCTAGCCGCCGACACCAGCAATTATCGCGGCGCTTGGAATACGTTATTGAAGGCCATTTGCGGCGCAGCCCGTGCGAGATGTACCACGCCCCGTTCGATGTGCGCCTCACGCGCAACGTGGGCGCGGGCGATGCGCAGGTGCAAACCGTGGTGCAGCCCGACATCCTAGTAGTGTGCGACCCCGCCAAGCTGGACGAACGCGGCTGCGTGGGGGCCCCGGACTGGATTATCGAAATCGTGTCGCCCGGCAACCTCAAGCACGACACCAAAACGAAGTTCGACCTCTACGAGGAAAACGGGGTGCGCGAATACTGGGTGGTGTTTCCCGGCGAGCAGACGGTACTGGCCTACGTGCTGGACGCGCACGGCCGCTACGAGGTGGCCGGCGAGTACGCCGCGCCCGGCCCCATGCCCGTCACGGTGCTGCCCGGGCTGGCCGTGGAGTGGAGCGAAGTGTTTGACGCGGCGGTGTAG